In one window of Pseudobythopirellula maris DNA:
- a CDS encoding DUF1559 family PulG-like putative transporter → MRLTTKTIRRGDGFTLVELLVVIAIIGILVALLLPAVQSARESARRTHCMNKLKNTGLASLNFYDTYNQFPTGGTAPGANVEDYLRDSASQNNPDLRQGPPNGPEKQGLCWMYQILPFLEEGALTDIVHQEDLRAHVVTIYVCPSRRAPTVGPEGISLVDYAGVTAGPSRSERLDDFEDYLANPADHHKEAFWGCPGCTAGLPGSNLVSTMQNLGTPVQFRGIIQRVDWQVYLPPPAALPAGGRHNGFFSKMTMAKITDGTSKTMFAAEKWVPPLFYDGRSMEGMGRPERRDGDDRGWADGWDCNNMRSTLFAPRPDTQGELPVSATCNEEGDFPFGSAHTGGMNTVFADGAVHFISFDIEVESFNLLGHRHDGEVVTDFAF, encoded by the coding sequence ATGCGTTTGACGACCAAAACAATCCGGCGAGGCGACGGATTCACGCTCGTCGAACTGCTGGTGGTGATCGCCATCATCGGCATCCTCGTCGCATTGCTGCTTCCAGCGGTCCAATCCGCAAGGGAGTCGGCGCGACGCACCCACTGCATGAACAAGCTGAAGAACACGGGCCTCGCGTCGCTGAATTTCTACGACACCTACAATCAGTTCCCAACCGGCGGCACGGCGCCGGGCGCCAACGTCGAAGACTACCTGCGCGACTCGGCCTCGCAGAACAATCCCGACCTCCGGCAGGGCCCGCCCAATGGCCCTGAGAAGCAAGGGCTCTGCTGGATGTATCAGATCCTGCCTTTCTTAGAGGAGGGGGCGCTGACCGACATCGTCCATCAAGAGGACCTTCGGGCCCACGTCGTGACGATCTACGTCTGCCCTTCGCGGCGGGCGCCAACCGTCGGCCCCGAGGGCATATCGCTCGTCGACTACGCGGGCGTCACCGCCGGTCCCTCGCGTTCCGAGAGACTCGACGACTTTGAAGATTACCTCGCCAACCCCGCCGACCATCACAAAGAAGCCTTCTGGGGATGCCCGGGATGCACGGCCGGTTTGCCCGGTTCTAACCTCGTCAGCACTATGCAGAACCTGGGAACGCCGGTGCAGTTCCGCGGTATTATTCAGCGCGTGGACTGGCAAGTTTATCTTCCGCCACCGGCCGCCTTGCCCGCCGGAGGCCGACACAACGGCTTCTTCTCCAAGATGACGATGGCCAAGATCACCGACGGCACGAGCAAGACCATGTTCGCCGCGGAGAAGTGGGTTCCCCCCCTCTTCTACGATGGTCGAAGCATGGAGGGCATGGGACGCCCCGAGCGGAGAGACGGCGACGATCGTGGCTGGGCCGACGGCTGGGATTGCAACAACATGCGGTCGACCTTGTTCGCCCCACGCCCCGACACCCAGGGCGAGTTGCCCGTCTCGGCGACTTGCAACGAAGAGGGCGATTTCCCTTTCGGATCGGCTCACACAGGTGGCATGAACACCGTTTTTGCTGACGGGGCGGTGCACTTCATCTCTTTTGATATCGAGGTCGAGAGCTTCAACCTGTTGGGCCACCGTCACGACGGGGAGGTTGTCACCGATTTCGCATTCTGA
- a CDS encoding PEP-CTERM sorting domain-containing protein (PEP-CTERM proteins occur, often in large numbers, in the proteomes of bacteria that also encode an exosortase, a predicted intramembrane cysteine proteinase. The presence of a PEP-CTERM domain at a protein's C-terminus predicts cleavage within the sorting domain, followed by covalent anchoring to some some component of the (usually Gram-negative) cell surface. Many PEP-CTERM proteins exhibit an unusual sequence composition that includes large numbers of potential glycosylation sites. Expression of one such protein has been shown restore the ability of a bacterium to form floc, a type of biofilm.): MHRTIVAGLPLVLICVGWSSCLHGANLRSVALFDGERTGVSGEVINNWGGGFSSGNAASLTLQSAVTHRGNGAYRVDLGPTPAGQSRFFQTFATELKGPGLRNTRDLEYFERFETQLRNDTGADVDFTIELKDHRDSLAHSATKSFSVPSDAGWTQIETELDLGAGWNVTGSPQLDRTYAITFKVKPIGQSASGPVYLDDTRLVEPGPPLDPLTSPVRDLAEALARRTFAGLWGGRSRESGLVPNVSTDADAGALNTTAGLLWALPTAVSRDWVSQTDADAYVSRLADTLDHNRDQTEFLPSRFLNLNSGDPRGSSEESPVDAAFVALGLHRYKNQPGLDSAVAAKLDATVNRFDFSAFAYANGWRLNYTPGSGVAPGAYSGYTTEGKVISLAAELSDEHHFELDLLWNSDTYRTRDYLADASLQPVVYGDTQYRAPFSQALVNLFVDLSDRGVDTYPDAALRVNPWQNFQDYEADTAAYLVQIGREFFFQPDAGQGGPPSGYQAYSLYNLYPSGGEDNEDLFMPWSTALALLSGAPGAEDALRFLLENDLHGPLGLADSARWSTGANSPSSVTAFQDNWNLALSLMALVRYIDGGESGARFLADLPQLSDALDTVFFEPLPGDYNRDQLVDLRDFEEWRLAYGTADLTADGNGDGMVDAADFTVWRDAWALVAESSGPAVPEPTSLLALTLVAALSAVKRQRA; this comes from the coding sequence ATGCACCGAACTATTGTAGCCGGACTGCCTTTGGTTTTAATATGCGTCGGGTGGTCGTCGTGCTTGCACGGCGCCAACCTGCGTAGCGTGGCGTTGTTCGATGGCGAGCGGACTGGCGTCTCGGGCGAGGTGATCAACAACTGGGGAGGCGGCTTCAGCAGCGGCAACGCCGCGTCGTTAACCCTGCAGTCGGCCGTGACCCACCGGGGAAACGGCGCCTACCGGGTCGATCTGGGCCCCACCCCCGCGGGGCAATCACGTTTCTTTCAGACCTTTGCCACCGAGCTCAAGGGCCCGGGGTTGCGGAACACCCGCGACCTGGAGTACTTCGAGCGTTTCGAGACCCAGCTGCGGAACGACACCGGGGCCGACGTCGATTTCACCATCGAGCTGAAAGACCACCGCGACTCGCTAGCGCACTCGGCCACCAAGAGCTTCAGCGTGCCCAGCGACGCCGGGTGGACGCAGATTGAAACCGAGCTCGATCTAGGCGCCGGCTGGAATGTGACCGGCTCGCCGCAGCTCGATCGCACCTACGCGATTACGTTCAAGGTCAAACCGATCGGGCAGTCGGCCTCGGGACCGGTGTACCTGGACGACACGCGACTCGTTGAGCCGGGCCCGCCGCTCGACCCGCTGACCTCTCCGGTACGCGACCTGGCCGAGGCGCTAGCGCGGCGGACGTTCGCCGGTCTATGGGGGGGGCGGAGCCGCGAGTCGGGCTTGGTCCCGAACGTGTCGACCGACGCCGACGCCGGCGCTCTGAATACCACCGCCGGCTTGCTGTGGGCGCTGCCGACCGCGGTCTCTCGCGATTGGGTCAGCCAGACGGACGCCGACGCCTACGTGTCTCGGCTGGCCGACACGCTCGACCACAACCGCGATCAAACCGAGTTCCTGCCGAGCCGATTCCTCAACCTCAATTCGGGCGACCCGCGTGGGAGCTCGGAGGAGAGCCCCGTGGACGCCGCGTTCGTAGCGCTCGGCCTCCACCGCTACAAGAACCAGCCCGGCTTGGACTCGGCGGTCGCGGCGAAGCTCGACGCCACCGTGAACCGATTCGACTTCTCGGCGTTCGCCTACGCCAACGGCTGGCGGTTGAACTACACGCCCGGCAGCGGCGTCGCGCCGGGTGCTTACTCCGGCTACACGACCGAGGGGAAGGTGATCTCGCTGGCGGCCGAGCTATCCGATGAGCACCACTTCGAACTCGACCTGCTCTGGAACTCCGATACCTACCGCACACGCGACTATCTGGCCGACGCCAGCCTTCAGCCGGTTGTCTACGGCGACACCCAGTACCGGGCCCCATTCTCCCAGGCGTTGGTCAATCTGTTCGTCGATCTGTCGGACCGCGGCGTCGACACTTACCCCGACGCCGCGCTGCGCGTGAACCCCTGGCAGAATTTCCAAGACTACGAGGCCGACACCGCGGCTTACCTGGTTCAAATAGGACGCGAGTTTTTCTTCCAGCCCGACGCCGGGCAGGGGGGGCCGCCCTCCGGCTATCAGGCTTACAGCCTCTACAACTTGTATCCCTCGGGGGGAGAGGACAACGAGGACCTCTTCATGCCGTGGAGCACGGCGTTGGCGTTGCTCTCGGGAGCCCCGGGCGCCGAAGACGCCCTGCGTTTCCTGCTCGAAAACGACCTGCACGGCCCGCTGGGGCTGGCCGACTCGGCCCGCTGGTCGACCGGCGCCAATAGCCCCTCCTCTGTCACCGCGTTCCAGGACAACTGGAACCTGGCCCTCTCACTGATGGCCCTGGTGCGCTACATCGATGGCGGTGAAAGCGGCGCCCGTTTCCTGGCTGATCTCCCACAGCTTAGCGACGCGCTCGACACGGTTTTCTTCGAGCCCCTGCCGGGTGACTACAACCGCGATCAGCTCGTCGATCTGAGAGACTTCGAGGAGTGGCGACTGGCGTATGGCACGGCGGACCTAACGGCCGACGGCAACGGCGATGGCATGGTCGACGCGGCCGACTTCACGGTCTGGCGAGACGCTTGGGCGCTGGTTGCCGAGTCGTCGGGGCCCGCTGTCCCCGAACCTACGAGCCTGCTTGCTCTCACGCTTGTAGCAGCTCTCTCTGCTGTAAAGCGACAAAGGGCCTAG
- a CDS encoding NAD(P)/FAD-dependent oxidoreductase, with amino-acid sequence MIDEPEVVVVGAGLAGLSCATRLVESGRRVRVVESSDAVGGRVRTDVVDGFRVDRGFQVYLTAYPEGLRLLDYDRLDLRPFAPGALVRWNGKFHRISDPLRDPRNAVATLASPLMSWSDKLRIARWKLRAALSAEGADNPPGKTTAEMLRAMGFSTAAIDRFFRPFFGGVLLDRDLSAAAQHSSFLFRMFSTGAAALPSNGMGEIPRSLAERLPPGSLRLNRRVESIDPGGVWIEGGERIASNAVVIATDAASAATFLSDNSTLDDDSIGGFHGVTTLYFACDRPPRQEPMLLLNGDGEAAGPVNDVSILSNVAPDYSPPGKALVSATLLGADRDPDRALAEARTQLSGWFGDQVDHWRLLQSYQIPRALPRIGTEGPKPIDPPIREGLYVCGDWRSSASINGAIASGRETASAVATYLNQSNPTQQKHSPC; translated from the coding sequence ATGATTGACGAGCCCGAGGTTGTCGTTGTCGGCGCCGGTTTAGCCGGTCTGAGCTGCGCGACGCGGCTCGTCGAGTCGGGCCGCCGGGTCCGCGTTGTGGAGTCCAGCGACGCGGTCGGCGGCCGAGTGCGGACCGACGTGGTCGATGGCTTCCGCGTGGATCGTGGTTTTCAAGTCTATCTGACAGCGTACCCCGAGGGGCTCCGGCTGCTGGACTACGACCGCCTCGATCTCCGGCCGTTTGCGCCCGGCGCCTTGGTCCGATGGAACGGCAAGTTCCATCGGATCTCGGACCCCCTGCGCGACCCACGCAACGCCGTCGCAACGCTCGCTTCGCCGCTGATGTCTTGGAGCGATAAACTGCGTATCGCCCGCTGGAAACTCCGCGCCGCACTATCAGCTGAGGGGGCAGATAACCCCCCTGGGAAGACAACCGCCGAGATGCTGCGAGCGATGGGGTTCAGCACAGCAGCGATCGATCGATTCTTTCGGCCCTTCTTCGGGGGCGTGTTGCTCGATCGTGATCTGAGCGCCGCAGCCCAGCACAGCTCGTTCCTGTTTCGCATGTTCTCCACGGGCGCCGCCGCGCTGCCGAGCAACGGCATGGGCGAGATCCCACGATCGCTCGCCGAGCGGCTGCCGCCAGGGAGTCTGAGGCTCAATCGCCGCGTCGAGTCGATCGATCCGGGCGGCGTTTGGATCGAAGGCGGCGAGCGGATCGCTTCGAACGCTGTCGTGATCGCGACCGACGCGGCGAGCGCCGCCACGTTTCTTAGTGATAACTCGACTCTGGACGACGACTCGATCGGCGGCTTCCACGGCGTGACCACGCTCTACTTCGCTTGCGACCGCCCGCCACGCCAAGAGCCCATGCTGCTGCTCAACGGCGACGGCGAGGCAGCCGGCCCCGTCAACGATGTGAGTATCCTCAGCAACGTGGCGCCCGATTACTCGCCGCCCGGCAAAGCGCTGGTCTCGGCGACCTTGCTCGGCGCCGATCGCGATCCCGATCGTGCTCTTGCCGAGGCTAGAACGCAGCTTTCCGGATGGTTCGGCGATCAAGTCGACCACTGGAGACTGCTGCAAAGCTACCAGATCCCCCGTGCGTTGCCGCGGATTGGGACCGAAGGCCCCAAGCCGATCGATCCGCCAATCCGAGAGGGACTGTACGTATGCGGAGACTGGCGAAGCTCGGCGTCGATCAATGGCGCCATCGCCTCGGGCCGTGAAACGGCGTCGGCGGTCGCGACGTATTTAAACCAATCGAATCCAACTCAACAGAAACACTCCCCATGCTAG
- a CDS encoding SAM-dependent methyltransferase, with amino-acid sequence MNLIPLAEAGLLPDAAVRFGIQRMLAKRSRHEASEGESVSSLADRLREMPLAVQTDAANRQHYEAPTEFFERVLGPRLKYSCCLFEQERTSLAEAEEAMLRLTCEHAGLASGQRVLELGCGWGSLTLWMAEQFPDSEITAVSNSHSQRRFIEARVQELGLNNLTVITADMVHFDAAGRYDRVVSVEMFEHMRNYELLFQRVAGWLERDGAALVHVFCHAGRPYLFETEGADNWMGRHFFTGGTMPSADLFDCFDDDLAISRRWRVGGLHYWRTCEAWLKNLDHSHDELTALFRRDLSRRDAGVALQRWRMFFLACAELFRYEGGDRWFVEHYLFEPARNGSTAPTTGPPATLPA; translated from the coding sequence ATGAATCTCATACCCTTGGCCGAGGCCGGCCTGTTGCCCGACGCCGCGGTTCGGTTCGGCATCCAACGGATGCTCGCCAAACGCTCGCGCCATGAGGCGAGTGAGGGGGAAAGCGTCTCTTCGCTGGCCGACAGGCTTCGCGAGATGCCCCTCGCCGTCCAGACCGACGCCGCCAACCGCCAGCACTACGAGGCCCCTACCGAGTTCTTCGAGCGGGTGCTTGGCCCACGGCTCAAGTACAGCTGCTGCCTGTTCGAGCAAGAGCGGACGTCGCTCGCCGAAGCCGAAGAAGCGATGCTGCGGCTCACCTGCGAGCACGCCGGCTTGGCGAGTGGGCAGCGGGTGCTCGAACTCGGCTGCGGCTGGGGATCGCTCACGCTGTGGATGGCCGAGCAATTTCCGGATTCCGAGATCACGGCGGTCTCGAACTCCCACAGCCAGCGGCGATTCATCGAGGCCCGCGTTCAGGAGCTTGGGCTCAATAACTTGACGGTCATCACCGCCGACATGGTGCACTTCGACGCCGCCGGACGCTACGACCGGGTCGTCTCCGTCGAGATGTTCGAGCACATGCGCAACTACGAGCTGCTCTTCCAGCGTGTCGCCGGATGGCTCGAGCGGGACGGCGCGGCGCTGGTCCATGTGTTCTGCCACGCCGGTCGGCCTTACCTCTTCGAGACCGAGGGCGCCGATAACTGGATGGGCAGGCACTTTTTCACTGGCGGGACGATGCCCTCCGCCGACCTGTTCGATTGCTTCGACGATGACCTGGCGATCAGCCGCCGCTGGCGCGTCGGCGGGCTTCACTACTGGCGCACTTGTGAGGCGTGGCTCAAGAATCTCGACCACTCGCACGACGAGTTGACCGCCTTGTTCCGCCGTGATCTGTCCCGCCGCGATGCCGGCGTCGCGCTCCAGCGTTGGCGAATGTTCTTCTTGGCTTGCGCCGAGCTGTTCCGCTACGAGGGCGGCGATCGATGGTTCGTCGAGCACTACTTGTTTGAACCGGCTCGCAACGGCAGCACCGCACCGACCACCGGGCCGCCAGCGACGTTGCCCGCATGA
- a CDS encoding DUF1295 domain-containing protein gives MLSLLLTNLALILGVQFIVWLVSLKLRDASVADPVWGPCFVLLGWSSWLQSGAAASLTSVMLLTMATIWGTRLGGYLLWRNWGKEEDRRYGDMREKHGRWFPLVSLLTVFGLQAILCWIIGLPLQMGIALGGDFSWVTACGMAIWAIGLGFETIGDWQLASFKADPANRGEVMDSGLWRWTRHPNYFGDFLVWWGIYVVSTGSGVVWPTLIGPVLMSFLLLRVSGVSLLEGSLKKRLSSYDSYASTTSPFIPWPPGVWPLQSQSKE, from the coding sequence ATGCTGAGCCTCCTGCTAACCAACTTGGCGTTGATCCTTGGCGTGCAGTTCATCGTGTGGCTTGTGAGCTTGAAACTGCGGGACGCGAGTGTGGCCGACCCGGTCTGGGGCCCCTGTTTTGTGCTGTTAGGTTGGAGCAGTTGGCTCCAATCTGGCGCGGCTGCCTCATTAACGAGCGTCATGCTGCTCACGATGGCTACGATCTGGGGGACAAGGCTGGGCGGCTACTTGCTCTGGCGCAACTGGGGGAAAGAAGAAGACCGTCGGTACGGGGACATGCGAGAAAAACATGGGCGGTGGTTTCCCTTGGTCAGTCTGCTCACCGTGTTCGGATTACAAGCGATCTTGTGCTGGATCATAGGGCTTCCGCTGCAAATGGGAATCGCTTTGGGCGGCGATTTTTCTTGGGTGACGGCCTGCGGTATGGCGATCTGGGCGATCGGCTTGGGCTTCGAAACGATTGGCGATTGGCAGCTCGCAAGCTTCAAGGCGGACCCCGCGAACCGTGGAGAGGTCATGGATAGCGGCTTGTGGCGATGGACCCGGCACCCCAACTATTTCGGCGATTTTCTCGTCTGGTGGGGGATCTACGTGGTCTCGACCGGCAGCGGCGTGGTTTGGCCAACTCTCATTGGGCCCGTGCTGATGAGCTTTCTGCTGCTCCGCGTTTCTGGCGTCTCGCTGCTAGAGGGATCGCTCAAGAAGCGGCTAAGCAGTTACGACTCTTACGCCTCCACGACGAGCCCCTTCATCCCTTGGCCGCCAGGCGTCTGGCCGCTTCAGAGCCAATCCAAGGAATGA
- a CDS encoding acyl-CoA desaturase: MLTLIVGWSPTAVAVALVLLYARVFGLTAFYHRYFSHRAFKTSRVVQFLGAFLGSSAAQRGPIWWAAHHRHHHRASDKPDDIHSPRQQGFLWSHMLWFTTRENYGTDTKLVKDWLQYPELRWIDRWDVAAPALLAMGTYGLGALLESWAPHLGTNGPQMLVWGFIVSTVALYHVTFSINSLAHKFGTRRFDTKDDSRNNFWLALVTFGEGWHNNHHYFPNSARQGFRWWEIDVTYYLLLIMASAGLVWDLKPAPAHARRPSTASRKVGE, encoded by the coding sequence TTGCTGACGCTCATTGTCGGTTGGAGCCCTACCGCGGTGGCCGTCGCCCTGGTGCTGCTCTACGCACGCGTGTTCGGCCTGACGGCCTTCTACCACCGCTACTTTTCGCACCGCGCCTTCAAGACGAGCCGCGTGGTGCAGTTTCTTGGAGCGTTCTTGGGCAGCAGTGCAGCGCAACGCGGACCGATCTGGTGGGCCGCCCATCACCGTCACCATCACCGCGCTTCTGACAAACCGGACGACATCCATTCACCGCGTCAGCAAGGGTTCCTGTGGAGCCACATGCTGTGGTTCACCACTCGGGAGAACTACGGCACCGACACGAAGCTCGTCAAAGACTGGCTCCAGTACCCTGAGCTGCGCTGGATCGACCGCTGGGACGTGGCGGCCCCGGCTCTGCTTGCCATGGGCACGTACGGACTTGGCGCCTTGCTGGAAAGCTGGGCTCCTCACCTGGGCACGAACGGGCCGCAGATGCTTGTTTGGGGGTTCATCGTTTCGACGGTGGCGCTCTACCACGTGACCTTTTCGATCAATTCCCTGGCGCACAAGTTCGGCACGCGTCGGTTCGACACGAAGGACGACAGCCGTAACAACTTCTGGCTCGCCCTCGTCACTTTTGGCGAGGGTTGGCACAACAATCACCATTACTTCCCGAATTCGGCCCGCCAGGGGTTCCGGTGGTGGGAAATCGACGTAACGTACTACTTGCTGCTGATCATGGCGTCGGCCGGCCTAGTGTGGGACCTCAAACCTGCCCCCGCCCACGCTCGTCGACCGTCCACCGCTTCGCGCAAGGTGGGGGAATAA
- a CDS encoding NAD(P)/FAD-dependent oxidoreductase, producing the protein MRIAVVGAGVSGCVAARLLASEHEVTLFSADSHAGGHAQTVDVELDGATHAVDVAFMVFNERTYPFFCRLLDLLGVESRQSDMSFSVTCPTSGVEYQGGSLRGLFAQKTNLLSPAFLRMLVDVARFNRIGRRAASEGSIAEGQNVREFLAEHRFGRRFAEQYLAPMAAAIWSSNPREVLDFPAKFLLGFFANHGLLQLADRPQWRTIVGGSRRYVEPLLRDLGDRVRCCEPVEAIRRTADDVELTTAAGGVERYDQVVLACHADQTLAMLKDSSQDEAELLAALPYQKNQAVLHTDESLLPCRRAAWASWNYRLGRRPSDPSIVTYDLSRLQGLPTRRPLLLTLNGRDLVDPGRVLKEFSFSHPAFTPQSIAAQGRWDVVSGRNRTHYCGAYWGNGFHEDGVRSALAVTQQFGIGIEACTAACTRAPSRTAVAAP; encoded by the coding sequence ATGCGAATCGCCGTAGTCGGCGCCGGCGTGAGCGGCTGTGTCGCTGCCCGGCTGCTCGCCTCCGAGCACGAGGTCACTCTCTTCTCGGCCGACAGCCACGCCGGCGGTCACGCCCAGACGGTCGACGTCGAACTCGATGGCGCAACCCACGCCGTGGACGTCGCCTTCATGGTCTTCAACGAACGGACCTACCCGTTTTTTTGCCGGCTGCTCGACCTGCTTGGCGTTGAATCGCGGCAGAGCGACATGAGTTTCAGCGTCACCTGCCCCACGAGCGGCGTGGAGTACCAGGGTGGATCGCTGCGGGGCCTTTTCGCGCAGAAGACCAACCTGCTGAGTCCCGCTTTCCTGCGGATGCTTGTCGATGTGGCGCGTTTCAACCGAATCGGTCGTCGCGCGGCGTCTGAGGGCTCAATCGCCGAAGGCCAAAACGTTCGAGAGTTCCTTGCCGAGCACCGCTTTGGCCGCCGGTTTGCTGAACAGTATCTCGCCCCCATGGCGGCGGCCATTTGGTCTTCGAATCCACGCGAAGTGCTCGATTTCCCGGCGAAATTCCTCCTTGGCTTTTTTGCGAACCACGGTCTTTTGCAGTTGGCCGACCGCCCGCAATGGCGGACCATCGTTGGCGGGTCACGCCGTTACGTAGAGCCGTTGCTCCGTGACTTGGGCGACCGCGTGCGGTGCTGTGAGCCGGTCGAGGCGATTCGCCGAACGGCGGACGATGTTGAGCTGACAACCGCGGCGGGCGGTGTGGAGCGTTATGATCAAGTCGTGCTCGCCTGCCACGCCGATCAAACGCTCGCCATGCTGAAAGATTCTTCGCAAGACGAAGCCGAGCTGCTCGCCGCACTCCCTTATCAAAAGAACCAAGCGGTTCTTCACACGGATGAGTCCCTGTTGCCGTGTCGCCGAGCGGCGTGGGCGAGTTGGAACTACCGTCTTGGCCGAAGACCTTCGGACCCATCGATCGTTACCTACGACCTCAGCCGCCTGCAAGGCTTGCCAACGAGGCGTCCTTTGCTGCTCACGCTCAACGGGCGCGACTTGGTCGATCCGGGTCGCGTGCTGAAAGAATTCAGCTTCTCGCACCCGGCTTTCACTCCCCAGTCGATCGCCGCCCAGGGGCGTTGGGACGTGGTTAGTGGCCGGAATCGGACTCACTATTGCGGGGCGTACTGGGGAAACGGTTTCCACGAAGACGGCGTGCGTAGCGCCCTGGCGGTCACTCAGCAATTTGGCATCGGGATCGAGGCATGCACAGCCGCCTGTACGAGGGCGCCGTCGCGCACCGCCGTCGCCGCCCCGTGA
- a CDS encoding DUF1365 domain-containing protein translates to MHSRLYEGAVAHRRRRPVSHRFRGSLVMAYLDLDEIDRLVGPGRLLPTRRIAPWSYARKDRLFSPDKPLVDEARDLIERHSGERPCGPIRLLTQMRSWGYYFSPLNLYYAFDAAGERVSQVLAEVNNTPWGERHVYVLSDNNRTSSDSLRFAHPKSFHVSPFMGMDAEYRWRLNEPGEKLLVTLGHEREDGLLFDATLVLHERPLTRASLRRAAIRYPWLTAQVVTLIYYQALRLWQKRCPYYPHPRNLDPAPAKARQPLAADPNP, encoded by the coding sequence ATGCACAGCCGCCTGTACGAGGGCGCCGTCGCGCACCGCCGTCGCCGCCCCGTGAGCCACCGCTTCCGTGGCTCGCTGGTGATGGCCTACCTCGACCTGGACGAGATCGATCGGCTCGTCGGGCCCGGGAGGTTGCTGCCGACACGCCGAATTGCGCCTTGGTCCTACGCCCGCAAGGATCGCTTGTTCTCGCCCGACAAACCGCTGGTGGACGAGGCCCGGGATCTCATCGAGCGGCACTCGGGCGAGCGTCCCTGTGGGCCGATCCGACTGCTCACGCAAATGCGATCGTGGGGATATTACTTCAGCCCGCTGAACCTCTACTACGCCTTCGACGCCGCCGGCGAGCGGGTCAGCCAAGTGCTTGCCGAGGTCAACAACACCCCGTGGGGCGAACGGCATGTTTACGTCCTTTCAGACAACAATCGCACGTCCAGCGACAGCTTGCGATTCGCCCACCCGAAGTCGTTCCACGTCTCGCCCTTCATGGGGATGGACGCCGAGTATCGTTGGCGACTCAACGAACCGGGCGAAAAGCTCCTCGTGACACTAGGTCACGAGCGTGAAGACGGCCTGCTATTCGACGCGACGCTCGTGCTCCACGAACGCCCCCTCACGCGAGCCTCGCTCCGTCGGGCGGCGATCCGCTACCCATGGTTGACCGCTCAGGTCGTGACGCTCATTTACTACCAAGCCCTCCGACTCTGGCAGAAGCGATGTCCCTACTATCCTCACCCCCGCAACCTCGATCCGGCCCCGGCCAAGGCCCGTCAACCGCTCGCGGCAGACCCCAACCCTTAA